The following coding sequences are from one Chloroflexaceae bacterium window:
- a CDS encoding metal ABC transporter permease — MSPELEVQLIAVIVATACALPGAFLVLRRMAMLSDAISHTVLLGIVLAYFISGTLGSPLLFVGAAAMGVITVALVELVGGSGLVREDAAIGIVFPALFSIAVILISRYAGNVHLDVDSVLLGELIFAPFDRVMLWGLDVPRALLIGTSTLAINLALIGLFYKELKLTSFDPGLAAALGFAPTLVHYGLMTMVSVTAVGAFDAVGSILVIALMVAPPAAAYLLTDRLPVMLLLSVLIGAASAIAGYRVAHWLDVSVGGAMATMTGVAFGLALLFAPGRGLVAGAARRQRQRWEFAQQMLTLHLLNHEGAAEASEECSLRHLSSDLRWRADFAEEVVRRAERGGLVRRAGPALTLTERGRQMAREASLR; from the coding sequence ATGTCTCCGGAACTTGAAGTGCAGCTCATCGCCGTTATCGTGGCCACGGCCTGCGCCCTGCCGGGGGCGTTTCTGGTGCTGCGGCGCATGGCGATGTTGAGCGACGCGATCAGCCACACGGTGCTGCTGGGCATCGTGCTGGCCTACTTCATCAGCGGCACGCTCGGCTCCCCGCTGCTGTTTGTTGGCGCGGCAGCGATGGGGGTGATCACCGTCGCCCTGGTTGAACTGGTGGGCGGCAGCGGCCTGGTGCGCGAAGACGCGGCGATCGGCATCGTCTTTCCGGCCCTGTTCAGCATCGCGGTGATCCTTATCTCGCGCTACGCCGGGAACGTCCACCTCGATGTGGACAGCGTTCTGCTGGGCGAACTGATCTTCGCGCCGTTCGACCGGGTGATGTTGTGGGGACTGGATGTACCGCGCGCGCTGCTGATCGGGACAAGCACCCTGGCGATCAACCTGGCGCTGATCGGTCTGTTCTACAAGGAATTGAAGCTAACCAGCTTTGACCCCGGCCTGGCGGCGGCGCTGGGCTTCGCGCCCACGCTGGTCCACTACGGGCTGATGACTATGGTCTCGGTGACGGCAGTGGGAGCGTTCGACGCCGTGGGGTCAATCCTGGTCATCGCTTTGATGGTCGCCCCCCCCGCGGCCGCCTACCTGCTCACCGACCGGCTGCCGGTGATGCTGCTGCTGAGCGTGTTGATCGGCGCAGCGAGCGCCATCGCAGGCTACCGGGTCGCCCACTGGCTGGATGTCTCGGTAGGGGGAGCGATGGCGACGATGACCGGGGTGGCCTTCGGGCTGGCCCTGCTGTTCGCCCCCGGACGCGGGCTGGTAGCGGGCGCAGCGCGGCGCCAACGACAGCGGTGGGAATTCGCGCAGCAGATGCTCACGTTGCACCTGTTGAACCATGAGGGCGCCGCCGAGGCCAGCGAGGAGTGCAGCCTGCGCCATCTGAGCAGCGACCTGCGCTGGCGCGCTGATTTCGCCGAGGAGGTGGTGCGCCGCGCCGAGCGCGGCGGCCTGGTGCGCCGCGCGGGACCGGCGCTTACCCTCACCGAGCGCGGTCGCCAGATGGCGCGCGAGGCGAGTCTGCGATGA
- a CDS encoding metal ABC transporter permease — protein sequence MELLTALFTDYTLRTVALGAALLGVVSGVLGCFAVLRRQALLGDAMSHAALPGIALAFWLTGQRDSLVLLIGATVAAWVAALLILGITRASRIKEDSALAMTLAVFFGLGLVLLSALQKHPNAAQAGLKTFLFGQAAALVEEDLRVMALLGVPALLCVALLWKQFKLLSFDPEYAASLGMPTGFLSVLLTTLMVLAIAIGLQAVGVVLMSAMLVAPAAAARQWTNRLSAMVLLAAAFGAGAGVVGAVISATARGISTGPAVVLCLTAITLVSLLMAPERGLLWSAWRRRQLIAPVE from the coding sequence ATGGAACTCCTGACGGCTCTCTTCACCGACTACACCCTGCGCACCGTCGCCCTGGGCGCGGCGTTGCTGGGCGTGGTAAGCGGCGTGCTTGGCTGCTTCGCCGTGCTGCGCCGCCAGGCCCTCCTGGGTGACGCAATGTCGCACGCGGCCCTGCCCGGCATCGCCCTGGCGTTCTGGCTCACCGGCCAGCGCGACTCGCTGGTGCTGCTTATTGGCGCGACGGTTGCCGCCTGGGTGGCCGCGCTGCTGATCCTGGGCATCACGCGGGCCAGCCGGATCAAGGAAGATAGCGCCCTGGCGATGACCCTGGCGGTCTTCTTCGGGTTAGGGCTGGTGCTGTTGTCGGCGCTGCAGAAACACCCCAACGCGGCCCAGGCCGGGCTGAAGACCTTTCTGTTCGGGCAGGCGGCTGCTCTGGTGGAAGAGGATCTGCGGGTGATGGCCCTGCTGGGCGTCCCGGCGCTGCTGTGCGTGGCCCTGCTCTGGAAGCAGTTCAAGCTGCTCAGCTTTGACCCGGAGTACGCCGCCAGCCTGGGGATGCCGACCGGCTTCCTGAGCGTCTTGCTGACCACCCTGATGGTGCTGGCCATCGCCATTGGCCTGCAGGCGGTGGGAGTGGTGCTGATGAGCGCCATGCTGGTGGCGCCGGCGGCGGCGGCCCGCCAGTGGACCAATCGCCTCAGCGCGATGGTGCTGCTCGCGGCGGCTTTCGGCGCCGGGGCGGGAGTGGTCGGAGCGGTGATCAGCGCCACTGCGCGCGGCATCTCAACCGGCCCCGCAGTGGTTCTCTGCCTGACGGCGATCACCCTGGTCTCGCTGCTCATGGCCCCGGAACGGGGCCTGCTATGGTCAGCCTGGCGGCGCCGGCAACTGATCGCGCCGGTGGAATAG
- a CDS encoding metal ABC transporter ATP-binding protein, with amino-acid sequence MPPALEITDLTVAYRDRPVLWDVDLLVPAGVLMAIVGPNGAGKTTLIKAALGLVRPAAGQTLIFGRPYAEQRRLVAYVPQRGSVDWDFPTTVLDVVMMGRYGSLGWFRRPGAREREQALAALDKVRMAEFAHRQISQLSGGQQQRVFLARALVQDAQIYMMDEPFQGVDAVTERAIIALLRDLRSRGRTVIVVHHDLQTVPEYFDWVTLINVRRIASGPVQEVFTEANLRATYGGRIAFPGPVGANRLSEVTGQSLSTATD; translated from the coding sequence ATGCCGCCTGCCCTCGAAATCACCGATCTGACCGTCGCGTATCGTGATCGGCCTGTGCTCTGGGATGTCGATCTGCTCGTGCCCGCTGGCGTGCTGATGGCCATCGTCGGCCCGAACGGCGCCGGCAAAACCACGCTGATCAAGGCGGCCCTGGGGCTGGTGCGCCCCGCCGCCGGGCAGACGTTGATCTTCGGGCGGCCCTACGCCGAGCAGCGGCGCCTGGTGGCCTATGTGCCCCAGCGCGGCAGTGTGGACTGGGATTTTCCCACCACTGTGCTCGATGTGGTGATGATGGGCCGCTACGGCAGCCTGGGCTGGTTCCGCCGCCCCGGCGCCCGCGAGCGCGAGCAGGCCCTCGCCGCCCTCGACAAGGTGCGCATGGCCGAGTTCGCCCACCGCCAGATCAGCCAGCTCTCCGGCGGCCAGCAGCAGCGCGTCTTCCTGGCCCGCGCCCTGGTGCAGGACGCGCAGATCTACATGATGGACGAGCCGTTCCAGGGCGTTGACGCCGTGACCGAACGGGCCATCATCGCCCTGCTGCGCGACCTGCGCTCCCGCGGGCGCACGGTTATCGTCGTGCATCACGATCTGCAAACCGTGCCGGAGTATTTCGACTGGGTCACGCTGATCAATGTGCGACGCATCGCCAGCGGCCCGGTGCAGGAGGTTTTCACCGAGGCCAACCTGCGAGCCACCTATGGCGGGCGAATCGCCTTCCCCGGGCCGGTGGGCGCAAACCGGCTCTCCGAGGTCACGGGACAATCCCTCTCTACGGCAACGGATTAA
- a CDS encoding zinc ABC transporter substrate-binding protein has product MSGDSMGACLRGLVWLSILALVAPILSACTGARVVAEEGGRKLRVVATTGQIGDAVRAIAADAVELRVLLGPGIDPHTYVATESDIRAFQRAEAIFYNGLHLEAQLERFLRQLGQRGAATVVAVAETLPADRLLAWEGETGKTYDPHVWHDVQLWRDAVQAIRDALIAADPANAERYNANAAAYVAQLDELDAYIRSQVARIPPERRILVTAHDAFGYFGRAYGFEVEAIQGISTATEASTADIQALTSLVLERNVPAIFVETTIAPRTIEAVRAAVRAAGREVLLGGELYSDALGAPDTPAGTYLGMMRHNIDTIVAALGGQGAQRPAPTGLSGRSVRFSALLGAEIQSEQGVPDAACPRNHRSDRRVS; this is encoded by the coding sequence TTGAGTGGGGACAGCATGGGCGCCTGTCTGCGAGGACTGGTGTGGCTGAGCATCCTGGCGCTGGTGGCGCCGATCCTCAGCGCCTGCACCGGCGCCCGGGTCGTTGCCGAGGAGGGAGGGCGGAAACTGCGCGTCGTCGCCACCACCGGGCAGATCGGTGATGCCGTGCGCGCCATCGCCGCCGATGCGGTCGAACTCCGCGTGCTCCTCGGTCCGGGCATTGACCCGCACACCTACGTGGCCACCGAGAGCGACATCCGCGCCTTCCAGCGCGCCGAGGCGATTTTCTACAACGGCCTGCATCTGGAGGCGCAACTGGAGCGGTTCTTGCGCCAGCTCGGCCAGCGGGGCGCCGCCACGGTGGTGGCGGTTGCCGAAACGCTCCCCGCCGACAGGCTCCTGGCCTGGGAAGGTGAAACGGGCAAGACTTATGATCCCCATGTCTGGCACGACGTCCAGCTCTGGCGGGATGCCGTCCAGGCCATCCGCGACGCATTGATCGCCGCCGACCCCGCGAATGCCGAACGCTACAATGCAAATGCGGCTGCATATGTGGCGCAACTCGACGAACTCGACGCCTATATCCGCAGCCAGGTTGCGCGCATCCCGCCCGAGCGGCGCATCCTCGTCACCGCGCACGATGCCTTCGGCTATTTTGGGCGGGCCTATGGCTTCGAGGTTGAGGCGATCCAGGGCATCAGCACCGCCACCGAAGCCAGCACTGCCGATATTCAGGCCCTGACCAGCCTGGTTCTGGAGCGTAACGTGCCGGCGATCTTCGTGGAAACCACGATTGCCCCGCGCACTATCGAGGCCGTGCGCGCAGCCGTGCGCGCCGCGGGCCGCGAAGTGCTCCTGGGAGGCGAACTCTACTCCGACGCCCTTGGCGCCCCGGATACGCCCGCCGGGACGTACCTCGGCATGATGCGCCACAACATTGATACCATCGTCGCCGCGCTGGGCGGGCAGGGCGCGCAGCGCCCTGCCCCAACCGGTCTTTCCGGGAGATCTGTACGCTTCTCAGCTCTTCTCGGCGCTGAAATACAATCAGAACAAGGAGTTCCAGATGCCGCCTGCCCTCGAAATCACCGATCTGACCGTCGCGTATCGTGA
- a CDS encoding acyl-CoA dehydrogenase, translating to MHFQLTDNQQMLRDTVRQFVEKEAAPTVAQRDEEAIWPTDLVKKMGELGLLGVAVSEEYGGAGLDYVSYAIVIEELSRVDASLGVIASVNNSLVCYGLEKFGTEEQKRELLVPLASGRMLGAFSLSEPGAGSDAAAQKTTAVRDGDSYVINGVKNWVTNGDHADTIILMAMTDPSKGHRGITAFLVDTHAPGCSIVKVENKLGIRSAHSCQMAYDNYRLPAWRRLGEEGQGFKIAMTILNAGRIGIAAQAVGIAQGAYEAALNYTRIREQFGRPIHEFQAVGFTLADMATRIKAARLLTYEAAWRKDQGLDFVKDASMAKLFASETAMWTATKAIQLHGSNGYSKEYPVERYFRDAKITEIYEGTSEIQRLVISREITRH from the coding sequence ATGCACTTCCAGCTCACTGACAACCAGCAGATGCTGCGCGACACGGTGCGGCAGTTCGTTGAAAAAGAGGCCGCGCCGACGGTCGCGCAGCGCGATGAGGAGGCGATCTGGCCAACCGACCTGGTCAAGAAGATGGGCGAGTTGGGGCTGCTTGGCGTGGCCGTCTCGGAGGAGTACGGCGGCGCCGGTCTTGACTACGTCTCCTACGCGATCGTGATCGAGGAACTGAGCCGGGTTGACGCCTCCCTGGGCGTGATCGCCTCGGTCAATAACTCGCTGGTGTGCTACGGTCTGGAGAAGTTCGGCACCGAGGAGCAGAAGCGCGAGTTGCTGGTTCCCCTGGCCTCGGGGCGCATGCTGGGCGCCTTTTCGCTCTCCGAGCCTGGCGCCGGCTCCGATGCCGCTGCGCAGAAAACCACTGCCGTGCGCGATGGCGATTCGTATGTGATCAACGGGGTGAAAAACTGGGTCACCAACGGTGATCACGCCGATACGATCATTCTGATGGCGATGACCGACCCGAGCAAGGGCCACCGGGGGATCACCGCCTTCCTGGTTGACACCCACGCTCCTGGTTGCAGCATCGTCAAAGTGGAGAACAAGCTAGGCATCCGCAGCGCCCATAGCTGCCAGATGGCCTACGACAACTACCGGCTGCCGGCCTGGCGCCGTCTGGGGGAGGAGGGCCAGGGTTTCAAGATCGCCATGACCATTCTCAACGCCGGGCGCATCGGGATCGCCGCCCAGGCCGTGGGCATCGCTCAGGGGGCCTACGAGGCCGCGCTCAACTACACCCGCATCCGCGAGCAGTTTGGCCGCCCCATCCACGAGTTCCAGGCCGTCGGCTTCACCCTCGCCGATATGGCCACTCGCATCAAGGCCGCCCGCCTGCTCACCTACGAGGCCGCCTGGCGCAAGGATCAGGGCCTTGACTTCGTGAAGGACGCTTCGATGGCCAAGCTCTTCGCCTCGGAAACGGCGATGTGGACGGCTACCAAGGCCATCCAGCTTCACGGCTCCAATGGCTACTCCAAGGAGTACCCCGTGGAGCGCTACTTCCGTGATGCCAAGATTACGGAGATCTACGAGGGCACCAGCGAGATCCAGCGCCTGGTGATCAGCCGGGAGATCACCAGGCACTAG
- a CDS encoding PrsW family glutamic-type intramembrane protease: protein MPEKKNNPIECCICHAPLTPPYQTLGGRAYCARCFEKVNRPRLGFWRATALQIGGMAALAAVVAYLADRIGPLSGPALLVAGVLLAIIPSLLWLVFFYQQDRLEPEPKQRVAAVFLLAALLADVFARRIIYDWFRVSEWAPRTTLTSLLASILIIGATYQAIVYVAVRLLVYDTPEFDERVDGIIYGTMAGLGIAMVSNLSFVLANDGVALGPGVIATVTTALAAASFGGLQGWFMAEARFEHKPVWWVPLGYVLATALNGVFSWLISEVSAAGLQVAPWRSLLMGLIVALGAFLTLAALMRRSTAATLRRARR, encoded by the coding sequence ATGCCAGAGAAAAAGAACAACCCGATTGAATGCTGCATCTGCCACGCGCCGCTGACCCCGCCGTACCAGACCCTCGGCGGGCGCGCCTACTGCGCGCGTTGCTTCGAGAAGGTCAATCGGCCCCGCCTCGGCTTCTGGCGAGCGACCGCCTTGCAGATCGGCGGGATGGCCGCGCTGGCGGCCGTGGTGGCTTATCTCGCCGACCGGATCGGCCCCTTGAGCGGCCCGGCCCTGCTGGTGGCCGGCGTGCTGCTGGCGATCATCCCGTCGCTCCTCTGGCTGGTCTTTTTCTACCAGCAGGACCGCCTGGAGCCGGAGCCGAAACAGCGCGTTGCGGCGGTCTTTCTCCTCGCGGCGCTGCTTGCCGACGTATTCGCCCGGCGCATCATCTATGACTGGTTCCGGGTAAGCGAGTGGGCGCCGCGCACCACGCTGACCTCGCTGCTAGCCTCGATCCTGATCATCGGCGCCACCTACCAGGCCATTGTCTACGTCGCCGTGCGCCTGCTGGTTTACGACACCCCCGAATTCGACGAACGGGTGGACGGGATCATCTACGGCACTATGGCCGGCCTGGGCATCGCTATGGTCAGCAACCTGTCCTTCGTGCTGGCCAACGACGGCGTGGCCCTCGGCCCCGGGGTGATCGCCACAGTGACGACAGCGCTGGCCGCAGCGTCGTTTGGCGGTCTCCAGGGCTGGTTCATGGCCGAGGCCAGGTTCGAGCACAAGCCGGTCTGGTGGGTGCCCCTGGGCTACGTTCTGGCGACGGCGCTCAACGGCGTGTTTAGCTGGTTGATCAGCGAGGTCAGCGCGGCGGGCCTCCAGGTGGCTCCCTGGCGCTCGCTGCTCATGGGTCTGATCGTCGCTCTGGGGGCCTTTCTGACCCTGGCGGCGCTCATGCGCCGCAGCACCGCAGCAACCCTGCGCCGGGCCAGGCGGTAG
- a CDS encoding M4 family metallopeptidase yields the protein MKRPILAGRRQIPLALLVLAYALTMLPPTWSRPPHAIRFADTQLTSAPLPLSDSITPRQAFATLQARTEAPLLATFDPLTGVARFVQPARADDRLPYVPTAAEAGKPEAIARGFLDQNRALFGLRSASEELRLLRYEPDAQLGFTHLRFDQVYQGLPVFGRQLVVHLDPDQRIVAVNGQFHPQIAIAASPAVTPEAALSVALLDLRGKQLDPDEQAEIEIHPVPARTRLVVYVDERGRAALAWQLTILTTTPLGQWTYFVNARRPLVIHAFDTIMHTRRRRTFTAQNTTRVPGRLIIDEGERSRDPVAQAAHDGAGIVYDYYFKTFQRNSIDGRGMPLVSTVNFGSDPQDAENAAWVGEYNQMIYGDGGRIFKPLPFGLDVIAHEFTHGVTQYTADLIYEGQSGALNESYSDVFAVMIDRDDWLIGEDVIKSPPYPRRYLRSMQDPNAEGAYDPRDPLQGIGQPATMAEYANLPNTRRADNGGVHINSGIPNHAHYLLAQAIGREKTEQIAYRALTQYLTPVANFVDAVNASARAAADLYGQGAEVQAVREAFARVGITDQATPGGPVISDTTDVPSGGPAPERPAPALPAGCSDIVVAGGFEQRDPWVEVVRGDAPIIDTQLPRSGRYSAWLGGQDQETLQYLYQDIRMPANATRVELRYARLVHEETTGLFGAFAPDARFTALFATLQGDPILVVEEISSRGGDDVWRERSFDVSRLAGRSVRLVFASENPRGNVSSIFVDDVALIACTTGEGPAAPPTSNADLVYIQGQITDASTRRGVEGVQFIVMRPGITASQAAADDTISPNEVLTLGVTDRQGVYRTQQAVPRGQTYSVIVFGAGYRPIIADQEVSIPADAANPYRVDAELRRGR from the coding sequence ATGAAGCGACCAATTCTCGCCGGGCGTCGCCAGATCCCGCTCGCGCTGCTCGTTCTCGCTTATGCGTTGACCATGCTGCCGCCGACCTGGTCTCGCCCGCCGCACGCTATCCGTTTCGCCGACACGCAGCTCACATCGGCGCCCCTCCCCCTATCTGACAGTATCACACCCCGGCAAGCCTTTGCCACCCTCCAGGCCCGCACCGAGGCCCCGCTCCTGGCGACCTTCGACCCGCTGACCGGGGTGGCCCGCTTCGTACAGCCGGCACGCGCCGACGACCGGCTGCCATATGTTCCCACCGCCGCCGAGGCTGGCAAACCCGAGGCCATCGCGCGCGGCTTTCTCGACCAGAATCGCGCCCTCTTCGGCCTGCGCAGCGCCAGCGAGGAACTGCGCCTGTTGCGTTACGAACCCGATGCGCAGCTTGGCTTCACCCATCTGCGCTTCGATCAGGTGTACCAGGGGTTGCCCGTCTTCGGCCGCCAACTGGTCGTGCATCTTGATCCCGACCAGCGTATCGTCGCCGTGAACGGGCAGTTCCATCCGCAGATCGCGATCGCTGCCAGCCCCGCCGTCACCCCGGAGGCGGCCCTGTCCGTCGCGCTGCTCGACCTGCGCGGCAAACAGCTCGACCCTGACGAACAGGCGGAGATTGAGATCCATCCCGTTCCCGCCAGAACCCGCCTGGTGGTCTACGTGGACGAACGAGGCAGGGCCGCGCTGGCCTGGCAACTCACCATCCTCACCACGACCCCCCTGGGCCAGTGGACCTACTTCGTCAACGCCCGGCGGCCGCTGGTCATCCACGCCTTCGACACGATCATGCACACCAGGCGCCGGCGCACCTTCACCGCCCAGAATACCACCCGCGTGCCGGGTCGGCTGATCATTGACGAAGGCGAGCGCTCGCGCGACCCGGTGGCCCAGGCGGCCCACGACGGCGCCGGCATCGTCTACGACTACTACTTCAAGACCTTTCAGCGCAACTCGATTGACGGGCGGGGCATGCCCCTCGTCTCTACCGTCAACTTCGGCAGCGATCCTCAGGATGCCGAGAACGCCGCCTGGGTGGGCGAGTACAACCAGATGATCTATGGCGATGGCGGTCGCATCTTCAAACCGCTGCCATTCGGGCTGGACGTCATCGCCCACGAGTTCACCCACGGCGTCACCCAGTATACCGCCGACCTGATCTACGAAGGGCAGTCGGGCGCGTTGAATGAGTCCTACTCTGACGTCTTCGCAGTAATGATTGACCGCGACGACTGGCTGATCGGCGAAGACGTCATCAAATCGCCGCCCTATCCGCGGCGCTATCTGCGCAGCATGCAGGACCCCAACGCCGAGGGCGCCTACGACCCGCGCGATCCGTTGCAGGGTATCGGCCAGCCGGCTACAATGGCCGAGTACGCCAATCTCCCCAACACGCGCCGCGCCGACAATGGCGGCGTGCACATTAACAGCGGCATACCCAACCATGCCCATTACCTGCTGGCGCAGGCCATCGGTCGCGAGAAGACCGAACAGATCGCCTATCGCGCGTTAACGCAGTACCTTACTCCAGTCGCTAATTTCGTGGACGCGGTTAACGCCAGCGCCCGCGCCGCCGCCGATCTGTACGGCCAGGGCGCCGAGGTGCAGGCTGTGCGCGAGGCTTTTGCGCGGGTGGGCATCACCGACCAGGCGACGCCAGGCGGCCCGGTGATCTCCGACACGACCGATGTGCCCTCGGGCGGCCCCGCCCCGGAACGGCCCGCCCCGGCCCTGCCTGCCGGCTGTAGCGATATCGTGGTCGCCGGCGGTTTCGAACAACGCGATCCGTGGGTCGAGGTCGTGCGCGGCGACGCGCCGATCATCGACACCCAACTGCCGCGCAGCGGGCGCTACAGCGCCTGGCTCGGCGGGCAGGATCAGGAGACCCTCCAGTACCTCTACCAGGATATACGCATGCCCGCCAACGCCACCCGCGTGGAACTGCGCTATGCCCGCCTGGTCCACGAAGAAACCACCGGCCTCTTCGGCGCCTTCGCCCCTGACGCCCGTTTCACCGCCCTGTTCGCCACCCTCCAGGGCGATCCGATCCTGGTGGTCGAGGAGATCTCCTCGCGTGGCGGAGACGACGTCTGGCGCGAACGGAGCTTCGACGTTTCGCGTCTGGCCGGTCGCAGTGTCCGCCTGGTCTTCGCCTCGGAGAACCCTCGTGGCAACGTCTCGAGCATTTTCGTTGACGACGTGGCGCTGATCGCCTGCACCACCGGCGAGGGACCGGCCGCGCCGCCGACCAGCAACGCCGATCTGGTCTACATCCAGGGGCAAATCACCGATGCCAGCACCCGCCGGGGAGTCGAAGGCGTGCAGTTTATCGTCATGCGTCCGGGGATCACTGCCAGCCAGGCCGCCGCCGATGACACGATCTCGCCCAATGAAGTGCTGACCCTCGGCGTTACCGACCGGCAAGGGGTTTACCGGACCCAGCAGGCCGTGCCCCGCGGCCAGACCTACAGCGTCATCGTCTTTGGCGCCGGCTACCGGCCCATCATCGCCGACCAGGAGGTGTCCATCCCTGCCGATGCCGCCAACCCTTACCGGGTGGATGCGGAACTGCGCCGGGGAAGATAG
- a CDS encoding redox-sensing transcriptional repressor Rex encodes MDRLDVPPDVVIRRLPLYARSLRYLLEEGVHSVSSQELGERINVTAAQIRKDLSYFGEFGKQGIGYDVEKLLNHIERILGLNQRWPLVLVGVGYLGQAIARYEGFHKQGLQIVGLFDTDPAKIGQRVNDLTILPLDQLARVIREHHVRLAIIAVPAAQAQHVADLLIEAGVRAILNYAPIVLQTPDDVWVRYIDPVAVLHSLTYYLARESSD; translated from the coding sequence GTGGATCGCCTGGACGTGCCACCCGATGTTGTCATCCGGCGGTTGCCGCTCTATGCCCGTAGCCTGCGCTACCTGCTTGAAGAAGGAGTGCATTCGGTTTCATCGCAGGAACTGGGCGAGCGTATCAATGTCACCGCCGCCCAGATTCGCAAGGATCTCTCGTACTTCGGCGAGTTCGGGAAACAAGGCATCGGCTATGATGTCGAGAAACTGCTGAACCACATCGAGCGCATCCTCGGGTTGAACCAGCGCTGGCCGCTGGTCCTGGTCGGCGTTGGCTACCTCGGGCAGGCCATCGCCCGCTACGAGGGCTTTCACAAGCAGGGGTTGCAGATCGTCGGCCTGTTCGACACCGACCCCGCCAAGATCGGCCAGCGGGTCAACGACCTGACCATCCTGCCTTTGGACCAGCTTGCCCGCGTCATCCGCGAACATCATGTGCGCCTGGCGATCATTGCCGTCCCGGCGGCCCAGGCCCAGCACGTCGCCGACCTGCTCATCGAGGCCGGCGTTCGCGCTATTTTGAATTACGCCCCCATTGTGCTGCAGACCCCCGATGATGTCTGGGTGCGCTACATCGATCCGGTCGCCGTGCTGCACAGTCTGACCTACTATCTCGCTCGCGAGTCGAGCGATTGA
- a CDS encoding cyclodeaminase/cyclohydrolase family protein, which produces MAESLDAQPIGAFLDALASNAPAPGGGSAAALAGAMAAGLVSMVCALTVGKKQFAAIEDEVRGVHARSEALRQEFQQLAAKDIEVFGRLSAAYKLPRTTEADAATRQAAIQQVTRQATEVPLRIAQAAASILPLCTTLAPKVSRLVVSDVGVAAVLARAAVQSAILNIEINLSGLEDQLFVRETRAQVEDLTIGLSEETEGIIAIVRSRITQ; this is translated from the coding sequence ATGGCGGAATCACTTGATGCCCAGCCAATCGGCGCGTTTCTCGACGCGCTGGCCTCGAACGCGCCAGCGCCAGGCGGCGGCAGCGCAGCGGCGCTCGCAGGGGCGATGGCGGCGGGACTGGTGAGCATGGTCTGCGCGCTCACCGTCGGCAAAAAGCAGTTTGCAGCGATCGAAGATGAGGTGCGCGGCGTGCACGCCCGTTCCGAGGCGCTGCGGCAGGAGTTTCAGCAACTGGCGGCAAAGGATATCGAAGTGTTCGGACGACTGTCGGCTGCCTATAAGTTGCCTCGCACCACCGAGGCTGACGCGGCCACCCGTCAGGCCGCCATTCAGCAGGTCACCCGCCAGGCCACCGAGGTGCCGCTGCGCATCGCCCAGGCCGCGGCCAGTATTCTCCCCCTCTGCACCACTCTGGCGCCCAAGGTGAGCCGGCTGGTGGTGAGCGATGTCGGCGTGGCGGCGGTGCTGGCCCGCGCGGCGGTGCAGAGCGCCATTCTCAACATCGAGATCAACCTGAGCGGGCTGGAGGATCAGCTCTTCGTGCGCGAAACCCGCGCGCAGGTGGAAGATCTGACCATTGGCCTCAGCGAGGAGACCGAGGGGATCATTGCGATTGTGCGGAGTCGCATTACTCAGTAA